In one window of Thalassotalea agarivorans DNA:
- a CDS encoding TonB family protein — MTNRTDEVLNNLYQQRKAQVSAPLPNLPKQQVRTSLVQRLFRVLGVTLGAGFASFGILAVVSQLIKQPHQVPRLTNAHETSVVVASSRKGEEPVPTAKQKSAELSDKPSAREMPSHEAMPTHESTSVAPSQIETLASVSSLSVDTKITHKVLPRFNKQQLKLSLESVTLQYEIDDKGNVKNIGVVNSTTSKPIEKAAKQALAQWRFDKNTAAKQAQVTFEFRR; from the coding sequence AGACGAGGTATTAAATAACCTCTATCAGCAACGCAAGGCACAAGTATCAGCGCCATTACCTAACTTGCCCAAACAACAAGTAAGAACTAGTTTAGTGCAGCGCCTGTTCAGGGTCCTTGGAGTAACTTTAGGGGCAGGATTTGCTTCGTTTGGCATATTGGCAGTAGTTAGCCAACTAATAAAACAACCGCATCAAGTGCCGCGACTAACCAATGCACATGAAACAAGCGTAGTGGTTGCAAGCTCCCGCAAAGGCGAAGAGCCAGTGCCCACAGCAAAACAGAAGTCGGCAGAATTAAGCGATAAACCGAGCGCTCGAGAAATGCCTTCTCATGAAGCCATGCCGACACATGAATCTACCTCGGTTGCACCCTCACAAATAGAAACGTTAGCTAGCGTATCGAGCCTGTCAGTAGACACCAAGATAACGCACAAAGTACTGCCGCGTTTTAATAAGCAGCAGCTAAAGTTATCGTTAGAATCAGTCACCTTACAATATGAAATAGACGATAAAGGAAACGTCAAAAATATCGGCGTTGTTAACAGCACAACAAGCAAACCAATAGAAAAAGCCGCCAAGCAAGCGCTAGCACAATGGCGTTTCGATAAAAACACTGCCGCTAAACAAGCGCAAGTAACGTTTGAATTTAGACGTTAG
- the glpQ gene encoding glycerophosphodiester phosphodiesterase has translation MTATAADIIAHRGASGYLPEHTLEAKVLAHGLGADYIEQDLVLSKDNFLIVIHDLTLNATTNVAEKFPTKKRADGGYYVIDFTLAELKQLSVHAPVDKDGNPKYPNRYAKRQPMFKLHTFSEELALIDGLNQSTGKSVGIYPEIKAPWFHQKAGKDIALATVKVLMQFNYGRSDKKVFLQSFDPHALKRLKHQLLPKYGVTIPLVQLIAKTEWRETQEKVDGKWQNLDYSQLMTQKGLEDIARYAEGIGPWYPMLVDYSDGNLQLSSFALSAKNQQLLIHPYTFRLEDVPSPFADYRAFLKYYLEQVNVDGYFTDFVDIKPR, from the coding sequence GTGACAGCAACCGCCGCAGATATCATTGCGCATCGCGGGGCGAGCGGTTATTTGCCTGAACACACGCTTGAGGCAAAGGTGTTAGCACATGGCTTAGGTGCAGATTATATTGAGCAAGATTTGGTGCTCAGCAAAGACAATTTTCTCATTGTGATCCATGATTTAACGCTTAATGCTACAACCAATGTAGCCGAGAAGTTTCCTACCAAAAAGAGAGCTGATGGAGGGTATTATGTAATTGATTTTACTTTAGCTGAGTTAAAACAATTATCAGTGCATGCGCCTGTCGATAAAGACGGAAACCCTAAATATCCCAATCGCTATGCTAAACGTCAACCGATGTTCAAACTTCATACGTTTTCTGAAGAGCTTGCGCTGATTGACGGGTTGAATCAATCGACGGGGAAATCAGTCGGCATTTATCCGGAGATTAAAGCGCCATGGTTTCATCAAAAAGCAGGCAAAGATATTGCCTTAGCAACTGTGAAAGTGCTCATGCAATTCAATTACGGACGTTCCGACAAGAAAGTGTTTTTGCAAAGCTTTGATCCCCATGCGTTAAAAAGACTAAAGCATCAGTTATTGCCAAAATACGGTGTAACTATACCGCTGGTGCAACTCATAGCAAAAACTGAGTGGCGGGAGACACAAGAAAAGGTTGATGGGAAATGGCAAAACCTAGATTACAGTCAATTGATGACGCAAAAGGGTCTTGAAGACATTGCGAGATATGCTGAGGGTATTGGACCTTGGTATCCGATGTTAGTCGATTATAGTGACGGTAATTTACAACTGTCTTCTTTCGCCCTAAGCGCCAAAAACCAACAACTTTTAATTCATCCTTATACTTTCAGGCTCGAAGATGTTCCTTCACCGTTTGCAGATTACCGTGCGTTTTTAAAATACTATTTAGAACAAGTAAACGTAGATGGTTACTTTACCGATTTTGTTGATATTAAGCCTCGCTAA